A region of Toxorhynchites rutilus septentrionalis strain SRP chromosome 1, ASM2978413v1, whole genome shotgun sequence DNA encodes the following proteins:
- the LOC129762693 gene encoding luciferin sulfotransferase — MSIEYRPLEKSISERLDKYFGKKNAYIEVNPGRALLSPYFQNLGRDILDLEIRKDDCWLLSYPRTGSTWAQEMIWLLGNNLDYEGAKALQQVRTPLLEVSALFPGDVEDVITKHEKVNSVTCVHNMQSPRYVKSHLPWELLPTQMDVVRPKIIYIVRNPKDLCVSYYHFWRMSQRVNGEFEEFCELFLSDNVPYGSMWTHMLSFWNRRHQSNILFLKYEDMKRNLPTIIEKCARFLEIDRQFTDQEVQRLCEHLQFDRMQRNPAVNLESLLKISGEVTDETSLKFIRKGAIGDWKNYMSDELSERFNVWIRKNSEGTGLEFDYE; from the exons ATGAGTATCGAATATCGACCACTGGAGAAGAGCATCAGCGAGCGGTTGGATAAATATTTCGGCAAGAAGAACGCCTACATTGAAGTCAATCCTGGGCGCGCGCTCCTTTCTCCGTATTTTCAAAACCTCGGAAGGGATATTTTGGATCTGGAGATCCGCAAGGATGACTGTTGGCTGCTGTCCTATCCACGAACGGGTTCGACCTGGGCACAGGAGATGATTTGGTTGCTGGGGAACAATTTGGATTACGAGGGGGCAAAAGCCCTTCAACAGGTTAGAACGCCGCTACTGGAAGTATCGGCTCTCTTCCCCGGTGATGTTGAAGATGTCATAAC CAAACACGAGAAGGTGAATTCGGTCACCTGTGTCCACAACATGCAGAGCCCTCGCTACGTTAAATCCCATCTTCCTTGGGAGCTTCTTCCCACCCAAATGGACGTCGTTCGACCCAAGATAATCTACATTGTGAGAAATCCCAAAGACTTGTGCGTATCCTATTATCACTTCTGGCGAATGAGCCAGAGGGTAAATGGCGAATTCGAAGAATTCTGCGAGCTCTTCCTCTCCGATAACGTTCCGTACGGGTCAATGTGGACGCACATGCTTTCTTTCTGGAACCGTCGCCATCAGTCCAACATTTTGTTTCTCAAGTACGAAGATATGAAACGGAATTTGCCCACCATAATAGAGAAATGCGCTCGATTCTTGGAAATCGACCGTCAATTCACCGACCAGGAAGTGCAGCGACTGTGCGAACATTTGCAGTTTGATCGCATGCAACGCAATCCAGCGGTCAATCTGGAATCGCTTCTGAAGATATCGGGAGAGGTCACGGATGAAACCAGCCTGAAATTCATTCGCAAAGGAGCAATTGGCGATTGGAAGAACTATATGAGTGATGAGCTTTCGGAGCGTTTCAATGTTTGGATTAGAAAAAATTCCGAAGGAACAGGACTGGAATTTGATTACGAATAG